In the Telopea speciosissima isolate NSW1024214 ecotype Mountain lineage chromosome 2, Tspe_v1, whole genome shotgun sequence genome, one interval contains:
- the LOC122651361 gene encoding calcium-dependent protein kinase 1-like, producing the protein MGNTCVGPSISKNGFFQSVSAAMWRSRLPSDGDISHRTDKEVISDAQSEGKELEIPPPVPNQPPEPMKIPKQETKPAAPPAEPVKPKKPHHRRTESAGLQVDKVLQTKTGHLKDFYTLGRKLGQGQFGTTYLCVEKATGKEYACKSIAKRKLITEEDVEDVRREIQIMHHLAGNPNVISIKGAYEDGVAVHVIMELCAGGELFDRIVQKGHFTERKAAELARIIVGVVQACHSMGVMHRDLKPENFLFVSHEEDSPLKTIDFGLSVFFKPGEIFSDVVGSPYYVAPEVLRKRYGPEVDVWSAGVIIYILLSGVPPFWDETEQGIFEQVLHGHLDFSSDPWPSISESAKDLIRKMLVRDPKKRLTAHQVLCHPWVQVDGVAPDKPLDSAVLTRLKHFSAMNKLKKMALRVIAESLSEEEIAGLKEMFKMIDTDNSGQITFEELKAGLKRVGANLTESEIHDLMQSADVDNSGTIDYGEFIAATLHLNKIDREDHLFAAFSYFDKDGSGYITQDELQQACEEFGIEDAQLEDMIREVDQDNDGTIDYNEFVAMMQKGNVVGNAGFNKKGVEDTFSIGFRDALKLG; encoded by the exons ATGGGTAACACTTGTGTAGGACCAAGTATTTCTAAGAATGGATTTTTTCAATCAGTTTCAGCCGCAATGTGGCGATCCCGATTACCTTCCGATGGAGATATTTCTCATCGTACTGACAAAGAAGTCATCAGTGACGCACAATCTGAAGGGAAAGAGCTTGAAATTCCTCCCCCTGTTCCAAACCAACCCCCTGAACCAATGAAGATCCCCAAACAGGAAACCAAGCCAGCAGCTCCTCCAGCAGAGCCTGTCAAACCCAAGAAGCCCCATCATAGAAGAACAGAGAGTGCTGGGCTCCAGGTAGATAAGGTGTTACAGACAAAAACTGGACATTTAAAGGATTTCTACACCTTGGGGCGTAAGCTTGGACAAGGACAGTTTGGGACAACTTATCTATGTGTGGAGAAAGCAACAGGAAAAGAGTATGCTTGCAAATCAATTGCGAAAAGGAAACTGATAACAGAAGAGGATGTAGAGGATGTGAGACGGGAAATTCAGATAATGCACCACTTGGCAGGCAATCCCAACGTTATCTCCATCAAAGGAGCTTATGAGGATGGTGTTGCTGTTCATGTTATCATGGAATTGTGTGCAGGAGGTGAATTATTTGATCGGATCGTTCAGAAGGGTCATTTTACAGAGAGGAAGGCTGCTGAACTTGCTAGGATTATAGTTGGTGTGGTGCAAGCTTGCCATTCTATGGGAGTCATGCATCGAGACCTTAAGCCTGAGAATTTTCTCTTTGTAAGTCATGAGGAGGATTCTCCTCTTAAGACAATTGACTTTGGATTGTCTGTATTCTTCAAGCCAG gGGAAATTTTTAGCGATGTGGTTGGCAGCCCTTACTATGTTGCCCCAGAAGTTCTGCGAAAGCGTTATGGTCCAGAAGTTGATGTTTGGAGTGCTGGGGTGATCATCTACATTCTGTTAAGTGGGGTCCCTCCATTTTGGGATG AAACCGAGCAAGGGATATTTGAACAGGTCCTGCATGGCCATCTTGACTTTTCATCAGACCCCTGGCCTAGCATCTCAGAAAGTGCAAAAGATTTAATTCGGAAAATGCTTGTTAGAGACCCAAAAAAGCGGCTAACTGCTCATCAAGTTCTTT GCCACCCTTGGGTCCAAGTTGATGGTGTGGCCCCTGATAAGCCTCTTGATTCAGCAGTTCTCACACGATTAAAGCACTTTTCAGCCATGAACAAACTGAAGAAAATGGCACTGAGA gTCATTGCAGAGAGCCTCTCAGAAGAAGAGATTGCTGGCCTAAAAGAAATGTTCAAGATGATAGACACAGATAATAGTGGCCAAATCACTTTCGAAGAACTCAAGGCTGGATTGAAGAGGGTTGGTGCAAATCTGACAGAGTCCGAAATACATGATCTAATGCAATCA GCAGACGTGGACAATAGTGGGACCATTGATTATGGGGAGTTCATAGCTGCAACGTTACATCTAAACAAAATTGACAGGGAAGATCATCTATTTGCTGCTTTCTCTTACTTTGACAAAGATGGTAGTGGTTATATCACCCAAGATGAGCTTCAACAAGCTTGTGAGGAATTTGGCATAGAGGATGCTCAGTTGGAAGATATGATCCGAGAAGTAGATCAGGACAAT GATGGAACAATAGATTACAACGAGTTTGTGGCCATGATGCAAAAGGGAAATGTAGTAGGAAATGCTGGCTTCAATAAGAAAGGCGTAGAAGATACTTTCAGCATTGGATTTAGGGATGCTCTGAAGCTTGGTTGA